In Balneola sp., one genomic interval encodes:
- a CDS encoding sodium:proton antiporter — MKKKIAALIGVVSIFILASQYAWADVQMAETSSSILGSWLSILPPLVAIAIALIFRQVLFALFLGIWMGAYLIGDLSFTGIFSSFFSSLSDFIVPGVSDPDRMSIVIFSILIGGMVGIITDNGGTRGVIKAITRFVRTKVQGQVVTSLMGFVVFFDDYANTMVVGNTMRPLTDKLRISRAKLAYLVDATAAPIATIALVSTWIGAMVGFIATAESEMANFNEAAYSVFINSLPYNFYAFFTILFVILIAYSGRDFGTMLKARIDLYKAKHDPKLDKYNLYKDKIEEDEAKKSESHWMNAALPILTLVLGTIIGLFVTGEGNSIQSIVETANSYNALLWGSLASVVVAIIMTLSQKLLDIEKTLEGMMNGMHVMFDGVLILVLAWGLSDVTVALGTADYLVSVFGETLNPYWMPAIVLVLSALTAFATGSSWGTMGILMPLVVPLGWEIGNNTGVPMEMTLEIIYASVSAVLAGSVWGDHCSPISDTTILSSIATQCDHVEHVNTQLPYAMIVGAISILAMIAAIVLNISVWIIYPVGVAIIIGIIYKFGKIPDPETYTPEGKEPAITSLDA; from the coding sequence ATGAAAAAGAAAATAGCAGCACTGATTGGGGTTGTTTCCATATTCATTTTGGCATCTCAGTATGCCTGGGCCGATGTGCAAATGGCAGAAACATCCTCCTCTATTTTAGGGAGCTGGCTAAGTATTTTACCACCTCTTGTAGCCATCGCTATCGCTCTCATTTTCCGTCAGGTGTTGTTTGCTCTTTTCCTGGGTATTTGGATGGGGGCTTATTTGATAGGAGACCTTAGCTTTACCGGCATATTTAGCAGTTTCTTTTCTTCTCTTAGTGATTTTATAGTGCCCGGAGTATCTGATCCAGATCGGATGAGTATCGTCATATTTTCAATTTTGATTGGGGGAATGGTGGGTATCATTACCGATAATGGGGGAACCCGCGGTGTTATTAAAGCAATCACCCGCTTTGTGCGAACTAAAGTTCAGGGTCAGGTTGTCACTTCTTTGATGGGTTTCGTTGTATTCTTTGATGATTATGCCAACACCATGGTTGTTGGAAATACCATGCGTCCGCTCACCGATAAGCTTAGGATTTCGCGAGCCAAACTCGCTTACTTAGTCGATGCAACCGCAGCTCCAATTGCAACCATCGCTTTGGTAAGCACCTGGATTGGCGCTATGGTAGGATTTATTGCAACCGCAGAAAGTGAGATGGCCAACTTTAATGAAGCTGCTTATTCCGTATTTATAAATTCACTTCCGTACAATTTCTATGCGTTTTTCACCATCCTGTTCGTAATTCTGATTGCCTATTCAGGGCGCGATTTTGGAACTATGCTTAAAGCCCGAATTGATTTATATAAAGCAAAGCATGACCCAAAACTGGATAAATACAATCTGTACAAGGATAAGATAGAAGAAGATGAAGCTAAGAAGTCAGAGTCGCATTGGATGAATGCAGCACTGCCAATTCTGACTTTAGTACTGGGAACTATAATCGGTTTATTTGTAACGGGTGAAGGGAACAGCATCCAATCTATTGTTGAGACGGCGAACTCCTACAACGCTCTTTTATGGGGTTCATTGGCATCAGTAGTGGTGGCTATTATCATGACCCTTTCACAAAAACTATTGGATATCGAAAAGACTCTGGAAGGCATGATGAACGGAATGCACGTGATGTTTGACGGCGTGCTGATACTTGTGCTGGCTTGGGGGTTGAGTGATGTGACAGTAGCCTTAGGCACCGCCGATTATCTTGTTTCTGTATTTGGTGAAACGTTAAATCCTTACTGGATGCCTGCCATTGTGCTCGTGCTTTCAGCATTGACAGCCTTTGCAACCGGATCGAGTTGGGGAACCATGGGAATCTTGATGCCACTGGTAGTTCCTCTGGGATGGGAAATTGGAAATAACACTGGAGTACCGATGGAAATGACCCTTGAAATTATTTATGCCAGTGTGAGTGCGGTATTAGCAGGGTCGGTTTGGGGCGATCATTGCTCACCGATTTCAGATACCACTATATTAAGCTCTATCGCTACCCAATGTGATCATGTTGAGCATGTAAACACCCAACTTCCATATGCAATGATTGTAGGAGCCATTAGTATTCTAGCCATGATTGCAGCTATTGTTTTGAATATCTCCGTATGGATTATTTACCCGGTAGGTGTCGCCATAATCATAGGCATCATCTATAAGTTTGGTAAAATTCCGGATCCCGAAACCTATACACCGGAAGGAAAAGAACCTGCTATTACCAGCCTTGATGCTTAG
- a CDS encoding DtxR family transcriptional regulator gives MGLSQSVEDYLKAIYVLHTEGDKATTTNIANALDVSSASVTNMLKRLAKMNLLEYESYKGAKLTSAGNKIALEILRHHRLLELYLKEIMGYSWDEVHDEAEKLEHHISEQFEDRIAELLNNPTYDPHGDPIPSKDGVMPRMAHLSISEAEENVRYIIGRVKDQDPELLRYLEKIGVLPGVKIEVTEKAPFNGPVKIRLENDIEQMLGQAVASEVYLIEAEK, from the coding sequence ATGGGCTTAAGTCAGTCTGTGGAAGATTATCTTAAAGCCATTTACGTACTTCATACAGAGGGCGATAAAGCTACAACTACAAATATCGCCAATGCTCTGGACGTTTCTTCAGCATCGGTTACAAATATGTTGAAGCGCCTCGCAAAAATGAATCTGCTAGAATACGAGTCATACAAAGGAGCGAAGCTAACTTCAGCGGGGAACAAAATAGCTCTCGAAATTCTACGTCATCACCGGCTGCTGGAATTGTATCTGAAGGAAATTATGGGTTATTCCTGGGATGAAGTTCATGACGAAGCCGAGAAGCTGGAGCACCATATTTCCGAACAGTTTGAAGATCGAATTGCTGAATTATTGAACAACCCTACTTACGATCCACACGGTGATCCCATTCCCTCTAAAGATGGAGTGATGCCGCGAATGGCCCATCTTTCAATTTCCGAGGCGGAAGAAAATGTCCGTTATATCATTGGCCGGGTTAAAGATCAGGATCCGGAATTGTTGCGCTATCTTGAAAAAATAGGAGTGCTTCCTGGGGTAAAAATTGAGGTTACTGAAAAAGCTCCGTTTAACGGTCCGGTAAAAATTCGCTTAGAAAACGATATCGAACAAATGCTTGGGCAGGCTGTAGCCAGCGAAGTCTATTTGATTGAAGCCGAGAAGTAG